In Plantibacter sp. PA-3-X8, one DNA window encodes the following:
- a CDS encoding DNA repair helicase XPB: MSDGPLIVQSDRTVLLEVAHPLAEDARHDLSVFAEPERAPEHIHTYRITRLGLWNARAAGHDADQMIETLERYSKFSIPASVTIDMRETVNRYGRLVIERSEEGELVLRSTDLPILTEVAGAKRIAPLLIGHPTPDTFLVEPWARGALKQELVKLGWPAEDLAGYTAGTPHQIDLVEDGWHLRDYQQQAVDNFFSGGSGVVVLPCGAGKTLVGAGAMATASTNTLILVTNTVSARQWRDELLKRTSLTAEEIGEYSGQVKEVKPVTIATYQILTAKRKGEYAHLALLDAMDWGLVVYDEVHLLPAPVFKLTAELQARRRLGLTATLIREDGREGDVFSLIGPKRFDAPWKEIEAQGFISPAACFEVRVDLPQADRLTYAASADDERYRLAATAPAKLDVVRQLVERHRGEQILVIGQYLDQIEELAETLGAPQLTGATPVDERERLYQAFRDGTEQVLVVSKVANFSVDLPEATVAIQVSGSFGSRQEEAQRLGRLLRPKSTGLTASFYTLVSRDTVDQEFAQNRQRFLAEQGYSYTILDAHALQTA, translated from the coding sequence ATGTCTGATGGACCACTGATCGTCCAAAGCGACCGCACCGTGCTGCTCGAGGTCGCCCACCCGCTCGCCGAGGACGCCCGCCACGATCTCTCGGTGTTCGCCGAGCCCGAACGCGCGCCGGAGCACATCCACACCTACCGGATCACCCGTCTCGGACTCTGGAACGCACGGGCCGCCGGGCACGATGCCGACCAGATGATCGAGACGCTGGAGCGGTACTCGAAGTTCTCCATCCCCGCGTCCGTGACGATCGACATGCGCGAGACCGTCAACCGCTACGGCCGGCTCGTGATCGAACGCTCCGAGGAGGGCGAGCTCGTCCTCCGCTCCACGGACCTCCCGATCCTGACCGAGGTGGCCGGCGCCAAGCGGATCGCGCCCCTCCTCATCGGGCACCCGACGCCGGACACCTTCCTCGTCGAGCCGTGGGCACGCGGTGCGCTCAAGCAGGAACTCGTGAAGCTGGGCTGGCCCGCCGAGGACCTCGCCGGGTACACCGCCGGCACGCCGCACCAGATCGACCTGGTCGAGGACGGCTGGCACCTCCGCGACTATCAGCAGCAGGCGGTCGACAACTTCTTCTCCGGCGGTTCCGGCGTCGTGGTGCTCCCCTGTGGTGCGGGCAAGACCCTGGTCGGCGCCGGGGCGATGGCGACGGCGTCCACCAACACCCTGATCCTCGTCACGAACACGGTGTCGGCACGGCAGTGGCGCGACGAGCTGTTGAAGCGCACCTCCCTCACCGCCGAGGAGATCGGCGAGTACTCGGGGCAGGTGAAGGAGGTCAAGCCGGTCACGATCGCGACCTACCAGATCCTCACGGCCAAGCGGAAGGGCGAGTACGCCCACCTCGCGCTGCTCGACGCCATGGACTGGGGCCTCGTGGTCTACGACGAGGTGCACCTGCTCCCGGCACCCGTCTTCAAGCTCACCGCCGAGCTGCAGGCGCGGCGTCGCCTCGGCCTGACGGCGACGCTCATCCGGGAGGACGGCCGCGAGGGCGACGTCTTCTCGCTCATCGGCCCGAAGCGGTTCGACGCCCCGTGGAAGGAGATCGAGGCGCAGGGCTTCATCTCCCCCGCCGCGTGCTTCGAGGTGCGCGTCGACCTGCCCCAGGCGGACCGACTCACCTACGCCGCATCCGCCGACGACGAGCGATACCGCCTCGCGGCGACCGCCCCGGCGAAGCTCGACGTCGTCCGGCAGCTCGTCGAACGGCACCGTGGCGAGCAGATCCTCGTCATCGGGCAGTACCTCGATCAGATCGAGGAGCTGGCAGAGACGCTCGGTGCCCCGCAGTTGACGGGCGCAACGCCGGTCGACGAGCGCGAACGGCTCTATCAGGCCTTCCGCGACGGCACCGAGCAGGTGCTCGTCGTCTCGAAGGTCGCGAACTTCTCGGTCGACCTGCCCGAAGCGACCGTCGCCATCCAGGTGTCGGGATCGTTCGGTTCACGACAGGAGGAGGCGCAGCGTCTCGGCCGCCTGTTGCGCCCGAAGTCCACGGGACTCACCGCGAGCTTCTACACGCTGGTGTCGCGCGACACGGTCGATCAGGAGTTCGCGCAGAACCGCCAACGCTTCCTCGCCGAACAGGGCTACAGCTACACGATCCTCGACGCCCACGCCCTGCAGACCGCGTGA
- a CDS encoding response regulator transcription factor, translating to MTGPRILIVDDEPNIRDLLTTSLRFAGFAVRAVGNGAAAISAVLEEEPDLIILDVMLPDMNGFGVTKRLRSAGYTAPILFLTAKDDTEDKITGLTVGGDDYVTKPFSLDEIVARIKAILRRTMQADEDAVIRTGELTMDQDTHEVLVGDTPIDLSPTEFKLLRYLMLNPNRVLSKAQILDHVWEYDFNGDAGIVESYISYLRRKLDQFSSEPLIQTKRGFGYMLKAGKA from the coding sequence ATGACCGGACCCCGCATCCTCATCGTCGACGACGAACCGAACATCCGCGACCTCCTCACCACCAGCCTGCGATTCGCCGGCTTCGCCGTCCGTGCCGTGGGCAACGGCGCAGCCGCCATCTCAGCGGTCCTCGAGGAGGAGCCCGACCTCATCATCCTCGACGTGATGCTGCCGGACATGAACGGCTTCGGCGTCACCAAGCGCCTCCGCAGCGCCGGCTACACGGCGCCCATCCTCTTCCTCACCGCGAAGGACGACACCGAGGACAAGATCACGGGCCTCACGGTCGGCGGCGACGACTACGTCACCAAGCCGTTCAGCCTCGACGAGATCGTGGCACGCATCAAGGCCATCCTTCGCCGGACCATGCAGGCCGACGAGGATGCAGTGATCCGCACCGGCGAGCTGACGATGGACCAGGACACCCACGAGGTCCTCGTCGGCGATACCCCGATCGACCTCAGCCCGACCGAGTTCAAGCTCCTCCGCTACCTCATGCTCAACCCGAACCGTGTCCTGTCGAAGGCCCAGATCCTCGACCACGTCTGGGAGTACGACTTCAACGGCGACGCCGGCATCGTCGAGAGCTACATCTCCTACCTGCGCAGGAAGCTCGACCAGTTCTCCAGCGAGCCGCTCATCCAGACCAAGCGCGGATTCGGCTACATGCTCAAGGCCGGAAAGGCGTAG